A genomic stretch from Microbacterium proteolyticum includes:
- a CDS encoding aldehyde dehydrogenase family protein: MSPNDPRATGSALSSDPVSRVAETVRTFAPRADVLAGSRRGALPRDPDAASFFARVTDSVVRPESVTAAAAALHRLAADAPAALPWFVRGALQIGAAVAPVLPTPAVPIARRALRELVGLLALDARPDRLGVDLAAAAEHATVFDLRLVGPAILGETSARRRVDGIRSLVSREDVDLVSFSLSDVVARRRGWAFSAEVDNAAERVLPVFLAAAAAGTHVTLVATGRDDLDATVAVLTRVLEEPRLTTVSAGIALPVSVPETLDAVRELAAWARVRVAQGGARVTLRVSDEPVDTTDVVEAAHHGWAPPAATSRDDMDAGLVRTVREAVTPRGIEGMALEIATADPERAALAVVLAEEADAPVRLILPRATPWAPDAAHVTATAVVHPDDLDAVAARLVSDYAAAVAAAPALLAVPAGAGEPGDAETGGAGDDTDHTDHTDDTDDTDDTGGDLGAGEQPETVAVTARARRALAAAREPAPAVRGRHRGGTGEPAILRDRAGDDTVDPELTQAVLGIAREAAASTDTSALGPDVQQMLFGGQAFVDTAVFSTRETAEPAGGVPGFRNVADTDPTVAEDRAWAAEVLRRVGDSTAGEATAAAGRIDDEAGLDAAVRRVREAAEPWGALAAADRAVVLAGAAQSLAARRAELVEVLAAEGGALLPEADAEVSQAVDAAAYYAATAKELDRVPGAVFVPDRVSVVAPRWNAGVGLCAAEALAALAAGSGVLLTPSPRARRAGAVVAEALWAAGVPRDLLVYVDLNEEVSGRALLVHPGVDRVLLAGARTTAERFAGWRPALELQALTAGRNAAIVAPSADLDAAVADIVAGAFARAGQAATAVSLIILVGAVGRSTSFLEQLADAVTSLRVGPADDPLSDVGPLVEEPAGEVRRALTVLAEGERWLVEPRELDLGPDTAGRFWSPGVRTGVTAGSHLTRAAVAAPVLGILTAPTLARAIELQKAIGSGFVAGLHTRDASDLDLWLDTVEAAVLRVNRPSTGGAVQREPLGGWGEASVGAGAMSGGPHRLVTLGSWRPSAGGASSTTLHLRGLDSRITALIEAAQPTLSYEAFEWLRRGALSDAVAWDREFGRVTDVSRLGVERNLRRYRPADVAVRATGDASWQAVLRVLVAAVRSGSTFTLSTPVGLPAPVRHLLGEANVAVSVESDAEWLQRLAGGIPDAAGDEAPLVTARPDRVRLVGSADTLTTLRAAVAETVGSDVSLTVYGNEVTTAGRLELLPFLREQAVSIAAHRYGRPDHWSAAVI, translated from the coding sequence ATGAGCCCGAACGACCCTCGCGCCACCGGTTCCGCGCTCTCCTCCGACCCGGTTTCGCGGGTCGCCGAGACGGTGCGCACGTTCGCTCCGCGCGCCGACGTCCTGGCCGGGTCGCGCCGCGGAGCGCTTCCGCGTGACCCGGATGCCGCGTCGTTCTTCGCTCGCGTGACCGACTCCGTGGTGCGTCCCGAGAGCGTGACGGCGGCGGCCGCCGCGCTGCACCGTCTCGCCGCCGACGCGCCGGCGGCGCTGCCGTGGTTCGTGCGCGGCGCCTTGCAGATCGGTGCCGCGGTCGCCCCGGTGCTGCCGACGCCGGCGGTGCCGATCGCCCGCCGCGCGCTGCGCGAGCTGGTCGGCCTGCTCGCCCTCGACGCCCGTCCCGACCGGCTGGGCGTCGACCTCGCCGCCGCCGCCGAGCACGCGACGGTGTTCGACCTGCGGCTGGTCGGTCCCGCGATCCTCGGCGAGACGTCGGCGAGGCGCCGCGTCGACGGCATCCGCTCCCTCGTCTCCCGCGAGGATGTCGACCTCGTCTCGTTCTCGCTCTCCGACGTGGTGGCGCGGCGCCGCGGGTGGGCGTTCTCCGCCGAAGTGGACAACGCCGCCGAGCGCGTGCTGCCGGTCTTCCTGGCTGCCGCTGCGGCGGGAACGCACGTGACCCTCGTCGCGACCGGTCGTGACGACCTGGATGCCACGGTGGCGGTGCTCACCCGCGTGCTCGAGGAGCCGCGCCTGACGACCGTCTCCGCCGGGATCGCCCTGCCCGTGTCGGTGCCCGAGACCCTCGATGCCGTCCGCGAACTCGCCGCGTGGGCTCGCGTGCGCGTCGCGCAAGGGGGCGCCCGCGTGACCCTCCGCGTGAGCGACGAGCCCGTCGACACCACGGACGTCGTGGAGGCGGCGCATCACGGATGGGCGCCTCCTGCGGCGACGTCCCGCGACGACATGGACGCGGGCCTCGTACGTACGGTCCGCGAAGCCGTCACCCCGCGCGGGATCGAGGGCATGGCGCTCGAGATCGCCACGGCCGACCCCGAACGGGCGGCGCTCGCTGTCGTGCTGGCGGAAGAGGCCGATGCCCCGGTGCGGCTGATACTTCCGCGCGCGACGCCCTGGGCTCCGGATGCCGCGCACGTCACAGCCACGGCCGTGGTGCATCCCGACGATCTGGATGCCGTCGCCGCCCGCCTCGTCTCCGATTACGCCGCGGCGGTCGCCGCCGCCCCCGCCCTCCTCGCCGTGCCGGCGGGCGCAGGCGAGCCGGGGGATGCCGAGACCGGCGGTGCCGGCGACGACACCGACCACACCGACCACACCGACGACACCGACGACACCGACGACACCGGCGGCGACCTCGGAGCCGGCGAGCAGCCCGAGACGGTGGCGGTGACGGCGCGCGCGCGGCGAGCGCTCGCCGCCGCCCGTGAGCCCGCGCCCGCCGTGCGCGGTCGCCATCGCGGCGGCACAGGCGAACCGGCGATCCTGCGCGACCGTGCAGGCGATGACACGGTCGACCCGGAACTGACCCAGGCGGTGCTCGGCATCGCGCGCGAGGCCGCGGCATCCACCGATACGTCCGCCCTGGGGCCCGACGTGCAGCAGATGCTGTTCGGCGGGCAGGCGTTCGTCGACACGGCGGTGTTCTCGACCCGCGAGACAGCGGAGCCGGCGGGGGGTGTCCCCGGCTTCCGCAACGTCGCCGACACCGACCCCACGGTCGCGGAGGATCGGGCGTGGGCCGCCGAGGTGCTCCGGCGCGTCGGCGACTCGACAGCGGGAGAGGCGACGGCTGCAGCCGGGCGCATCGACGACGAGGCGGGACTCGACGCCGCGGTCCGGCGCGTCCGGGAGGCGGCGGAGCCGTGGGGCGCTCTCGCCGCGGCAGACCGGGCCGTCGTGCTCGCCGGCGCAGCGCAGAGCCTCGCCGCGCGGCGCGCCGAGCTGGTGGAGGTGCTCGCCGCGGAGGGCGGGGCGCTTCTTCCCGAGGCCGACGCGGAGGTGAGCCAGGCGGTGGATGCGGCTGCGTACTACGCCGCGACCGCGAAGGAGCTCGACCGGGTGCCGGGTGCCGTCTTCGTGCCCGACCGTGTGAGCGTCGTCGCCCCGCGCTGGAACGCCGGGGTGGGCCTGTGCGCGGCCGAGGCCCTGGCGGCCCTCGCCGCGGGGTCGGGGGTGCTGCTGACGCCGTCTCCGCGTGCACGACGGGCGGGTGCCGTTGTGGCCGAGGCGCTGTGGGCGGCGGGCGTTCCGCGGGACCTGCTCGTCTACGTCGACCTGAACGAGGAGGTCTCGGGCCGCGCGCTCCTCGTGCATCCTGGTGTCGACCGCGTCCTGCTCGCGGGTGCGCGCACCACCGCTGAACGCTTCGCGGGCTGGCGCCCCGCTCTCGAGCTGCAGGCGCTCACCGCCGGACGCAACGCCGCCATCGTCGCGCCTTCCGCCGACCTCGATGCCGCCGTCGCCGACATCGTCGCCGGAGCATTCGCGCGCGCCGGGCAGGCCGCCACGGCCGTGTCCCTCATCATCCTCGTGGGGGCGGTGGGGCGGTCGACATCGTTCCTCGAGCAGCTCGCCGACGCCGTCACATCGCTGCGCGTGGGACCGGCCGACGACCCGCTGTCGGACGTCGGGCCGCTGGTCGAAGAACCGGCGGGCGAGGTGCGCCGGGCCCTCACCGTGCTCGCGGAGGGGGAGCGATGGCTCGTCGAACCCCGCGAACTCGACCTCGGCCCCGACACCGCCGGCCGTTTCTGGTCACCGGGCGTGCGCACGGGCGTGACCGCCGGTTCGCACCTCACCCGGGCCGCGGTCGCCGCCCCGGTGCTCGGCATCCTGACCGCCCCCACGCTCGCCCGAGCGATCGAGCTGCAGAAGGCGATCGGCTCCGGCTTCGTCGCGGGCCTGCACACGCGCGATGCGAGCGACCTCGACCTGTGGCTCGACACCGTCGAGGCGGCGGTCCTGCGGGTGAACCGCCCGTCGACCGGCGGTGCCGTGCAGCGCGAGCCGCTCGGCGGCTGGGGAGAGGCGTCGGTCGGTGCCGGCGCGATGTCGGGCGGACCCCACCGGCTCGTGACGCTCGGCTCGTGGCGACCCTCGGCGGGAGGGGCGTCGTCGACGACGTTGCACCTGCGCGGGCTCGACAGCCGGATCACGGCGCTGATCGAGGCGGCTCAGCCCACCCTGTCGTACGAGGCGTTCGAGTGGCTGCGCCGCGGCGCCCTGTCCGATGCCGTGGCGTGGGACCGCGAGTTCGGTCGCGTCACCGATGTGTCGCGGCTCGGCGTCGAGCGCAATCTCCGGCGCTACCGTCCCGCCGACGTCGCCGTGCGCGCGACGGGCGATGCGTCCTGGCAGGCGGTGCTGCGCGTTCTCGTGGCGGCCGTTCGGTCGGGGTCGACGTTCACGTTGAGCACGCCGGTCGGGCTTCCCGCGCCGGTGCGCCACCTCCTCGGCGAGGCGAACGTGGCCGTCTCGGTCGAGAGTGATGCGGAGTGGCTGCAGCGGCTGGCGGGCGGCATCCCGGATGCCGCCGGGGATGAGGCCCCCCTCGTGACCGCGCGACCGGATCGCGTGCGTCTGGTGGGGTCGGCCGACACGCTCACGACGCTCCGCGCGGCGGTCGCCGAGACGGTGGGGTCCGACGTGTCGCTCACCGTGTACGGCAACGAGGTCACGACCGCCGGTCGCCTCGAGCTGCTGCCGTTCCTGCGCGAGCAGGCGGTGTCGATCGCCGCCCACCGCTACGGGCGCCCCGACCACTGGTCCGCCGCCGTCATCTGA
- a CDS encoding DUF5979 domain-containing protein yields MNLRRRTAVPAILVTVAALLLGPALPAQAVDPVLTYSMTTTDQSSPPVPVSTVPSGTSVSYLLAIQCSGTAACQNVSIDLSSQLVGGGQAAYASWTSPVGIAATLTPTPGGARIDFQAPLPVGFAQTFPVTFSTRNWTTLDGTVLDMTGHASGSNVASPPDVTRNVTLTAQRMSYSIDKHPVTGYPAYAGGPDFSYDVWLRGDPSLSGACAVNSSSPAGGLRLHDFTLSDTLPPGAQFVSASAYTSNDTIPAPTFNAATNTVTATFSSIHERAQCGHIDGGAYPTGMRVTVRWPASAAPSGTPPVTITNTAEAVGTYVDGSPLRVQGSTQHQLQSFQARAQGVFSKGLERGNPGDSFTYPNYTGWRLSYGNDASSTVPVTTAQITDPAQPNEVDSITFDAASQGTFEWTASDGSTGTAALPSTFHTSALPAGTRLASFRITDTAAIAPGVSRLVVVTIKATTTADIGRTFENCASARLSFAGGVADQTPGPVCPTWRQTAAVPMVWVGNLLSHDALGGAVAAGQVVRFHAAVQGDGTAAALHPQMTVCVPAGWTIDPASFQAVDAASAGFTAGAPFATAGKTCTTLTWPSSVALTGGSRVQVDFSASANAAAPSGQNTFGLFGGDSALTLGPASISAGAPPWGHPDADDVDGDGDTTEYLADTTDSVAVGDSFYVAVVKSAQRTDGSYAADPRTAPAMLSPGATAADFRIRASNEGNTAVSGLVVYDVLPYAGDKGTSAALAGVDRGSQVDAILRTPLVAPAGVTIAYSASTNPCRPQVATAASCVNDWSATVPPAGARAVRATYAGSLAPSAAFTLDFTVDLSAGQAGQVACNSVASSTDQTLATEPSPACVRLHPVGSLTVRKTLAGAGVDEFAADAFRFTIRCTLAGRTVLDERLRLDRQGGVKVLTSAPYTGIPVGSDCIVTETDAGGADQMPAPVAIRIVEDQTVTADLTNRFSAATLTVAKAVDGPGASLVAATAREYALDVTCQLDDGGTIVTLFSGVVNVPASARRTVEVNGVPLVLPLGARCFAVETDRGYAAKSTVDHGSFADGAIVTRGVDDAPQELMITATNTFEAASFVVSKEVTGGGPAGPYSFATECTVNGVPYPLADADRSYRLRAGENRRITVTPGAVCVTREAAQPVGARVQITDSTGDVTDGSVTVVGDDGFVRVVNAFTLAGSATAPFGGVLALTGTGGPVGGAMGVALLLAGAAFIVVRRRQRRG; encoded by the coding sequence ATGAACCTACGGCGCCGCACTGCCGTCCCCGCGATCCTGGTGACCGTCGCCGCCCTGCTGCTCGGTCCCGCTCTGCCCGCGCAGGCGGTCGATCCCGTGCTCACCTACTCCATGACGACGACCGATCAGTCCTCCCCTCCCGTACCCGTGTCGACGGTGCCGAGCGGCACCTCGGTCAGCTACCTGTTGGCGATCCAGTGCTCGGGAACCGCCGCGTGTCAGAACGTCTCGATCGACTTGTCGAGTCAGCTCGTCGGCGGAGGGCAGGCCGCCTATGCGAGCTGGACCTCGCCCGTGGGGATCGCCGCCACCCTGACCCCGACCCCCGGCGGGGCGAGGATCGACTTCCAAGCGCCTTTGCCGGTCGGCTTCGCCCAGACCTTCCCCGTCACTTTCAGCACCCGGAACTGGACGACGCTCGACGGGACCGTCCTCGATATGACCGGTCACGCGTCCGGTTCGAATGTCGCGTCTCCTCCGGATGTCACACGAAACGTCACGCTCACGGCGCAGAGGATGTCGTACTCGATCGACAAGCACCCCGTCACCGGGTATCCGGCGTACGCCGGAGGGCCCGACTTCTCCTACGACGTCTGGCTCCGGGGCGATCCCTCTCTCAGCGGCGCGTGCGCCGTCAACTCGTCGAGTCCTGCGGGTGGCCTCCGTCTGCACGACTTCACCCTCTCGGACACCCTTCCGCCGGGGGCGCAGTTCGTCTCCGCGTCCGCGTACACCTCCAACGACACCATTCCGGCGCCCACCTTCAACGCAGCGACGAACACGGTCACCGCAACGTTCTCCAGCATCCACGAGCGCGCCCAATGCGGTCACATCGACGGGGGCGCGTATCCCACGGGCATGCGCGTCACCGTGCGCTGGCCCGCCTCCGCTGCGCCGTCGGGGACGCCGCCGGTCACGATCACGAACACCGCCGAGGCGGTCGGAACGTACGTCGACGGCTCCCCGCTCCGAGTGCAGGGGTCGACGCAGCACCAGCTCCAGTCCTTCCAGGCCCGCGCTCAGGGCGTCTTCTCCAAGGGATTGGAGAGGGGCAACCCCGGGGACTCGTTCACCTACCCGAACTACACCGGTTGGAGATTGTCCTACGGCAACGACGCCTCCTCGACCGTGCCGGTGACGACCGCGCAGATCACAGATCCCGCGCAACCGAACGAGGTCGACAGCATCACCTTCGATGCGGCGTCCCAGGGAACCTTCGAGTGGACGGCATCGGACGGTTCGACGGGGACCGCGGCGCTCCCCTCCACGTTCCACACGTCGGCGCTCCCCGCCGGCACCCGGCTGGCGAGCTTCCGTATCACCGATACGGCGGCCATTGCGCCGGGGGTTAGCAGACTGGTCGTGGTGACCATCAAGGCGACGACGACCGCCGACATCGGTCGAACCTTCGAGAATTGCGCGAGCGCACGGCTCTCCTTCGCGGGCGGAGTCGCCGATCAGACACCCGGTCCCGTCTGCCCCACGTGGCGCCAGACCGCGGCCGTACCGATGGTGTGGGTCGGCAATCTGCTCTCGCACGACGCCCTCGGCGGGGCGGTCGCCGCCGGGCAGGTCGTTCGTTTCCACGCCGCCGTACAGGGTGACGGGACGGCGGCCGCGCTGCACCCCCAGATGACGGTCTGCGTTCCCGCCGGCTGGACGATCGATCCGGCGTCGTTCCAGGCGGTCGACGCCGCCTCCGCCGGCTTCACCGCCGGCGCACCCTTCGCCACCGCGGGCAAGACGTGCACCACTCTCACGTGGCCGTCTTCCGTCGCCCTGACCGGTGGCTCGCGGGTTCAGGTGGACTTCTCCGCTTCCGCCAACGCGGCGGCGCCGAGCGGGCAGAACACCTTCGGGTTGTTCGGCGGCGATTCCGCGCTGACGCTCGGTCCGGCGAGCATCTCCGCGGGGGCGCCGCCGTGGGGGCACCCCGACGCCGATGACGTCGACGGCGACGGCGACACGACCGAATACCTCGCTGACACCACTGACTCCGTCGCCGTCGGCGACAGCTTCTATGTGGCCGTGGTGAAGTCCGCACAACGGACTGACGGAAGCTATGCCGCCGATCCCCGCACGGCTCCCGCGATGCTCTCGCCCGGCGCGACCGCTGCCGACTTCCGCATCCGGGCCTCCAACGAAGGCAACACCGCGGTGTCGGGCCTCGTCGTTTACGACGTCCTCCCGTACGCGGGCGACAAGGGCACCTCGGCCGCGCTGGCCGGCGTCGACCGCGGCTCGCAGGTCGACGCGATTCTGCGCACGCCCCTCGTGGCGCCGGCCGGTGTCACCATCGCCTACTCCGCGTCCACCAATCCCTGTCGTCCGCAGGTGGCGACGGCGGCATCCTGCGTCAACGATTGGTCCGCGACCGTCCCGCCTGCCGGTGCTCGAGCCGTTCGCGCCACGTATGCGGGTTCGTTGGCACCCTCCGCCGCCTTCACCCTCGACTTCACCGTCGACCTCTCGGCGGGTCAGGCCGGTCAGGTCGCGTGCAACTCGGTGGCCTCGTCGACCGATCAGACGCTCGCGACCGAACCGAGCCCGGCGTGCGTCCGCCTCCACCCGGTCGGATCGCTGACGGTGCGCAAGACGCTGGCGGGTGCCGGGGTCGACGAATTCGCCGCCGACGCGTTCCGGTTCACCATCCGATGCACCCTGGCGGGACGGACCGTGCTCGACGAGCGACTCCGGCTCGACCGTCAGGGCGGCGTCAAGGTACTCACCAGCGCGCCGTACACGGGCATCCCCGTGGGCAGCGACTGCATCGTCACTGAAACCGACGCAGGGGGAGCGGATCAGATGCCGGCTCCCGTGGCCATCAGGATTGTCGAGGATCAGACCGTGACGGCCGATCTGACCAACCGGTTCAGCGCGGCCACGCTCACGGTGGCGAAGGCGGTGGACGGTCCGGGTGCGTCGCTGGTCGCGGCGACCGCTCGGGAGTACGCGCTGGATGTCACGTGCCAGCTCGACGATGGCGGAACCATCGTCACGCTGTTCTCCGGCGTGGTGAACGTTCCGGCGAGCGCGCGTCGCACCGTGGAGGTGAACGGTGTGCCGTTGGTCTTGCCGCTGGGTGCACGCTGCTTCGCCGTCGAGACTGATCGCGGGTACGCCGCGAAATCCACCGTCGACCACGGTTCTTTCGCCGACGGCGCCATCGTCACCAGGGGCGTGGATGACGCGCCGCAAGAGCTGATGATCACCGCGACGAATACTTTCGAGGCGGCCTCGTTCGTCGTGTCGAAGGAGGTCACCGGCGGCGGTCCCGCCGGACCCTACTCCTTCGCGACCGAGTGCACCGTCAACGGAGTCCCGTACCCGCTGGCCGATGCCGACCGTTCATACCGCCTGCGTGCCGGTGAGAACCGTCGGATCACCGTCACGCCGGGAGCGGTGTGCGTCACTCGGGAGGCCGCGCAGCCGGTGGGAGCCCGTGTGCAGATCACCGATTCGACGGGCGACGTGACCGACGGCTCCGTCACCGTGGTCGGCGATGACGGGTTCGTCCGCGTGGTCAACGCCTTCACGCTCGCGGGGTCCGCCACGGCTCCCTTCGGCGGGGTCCTCGCTCTCACGGGGACGGGTGGCCCGGTCGGCGGGGCGATGGGTGTCGCCCTGCTCCTCGCGGGTGCGGCGTTCATCGTCGTCCGCCGACGACAGCGTCGCGGCTGA
- a CDS encoding glutathione-independent formaldehyde dehydrogenase, producing the protein MKAVVYDGPRQVSVKDVPDARIERPTDVLVRITTTNICGSDLHMYEGRTSFETGRWFGHENMGEVIAVGDGVDKVRVGDHVVLPFNVACGHCKNCERGLTNYCLTAQPVPEWAGAAYGFADMGPWAGGQAELLRVPWGDFNCLRLGEDAEEKSADYVMLADIFPTGYHATEMAGVKPGDQTVIYGAGPVGLMAALSATIKGASKVMVVDRHPDRLRLAESIGAIAIDDSKVDPVQAVLDQTMGLGADNGCECVGYQAHDPGGDEQPNVTLNRLVQSVRFTGRIGTVGVFVPQDPGASDELAKQGQIPFDIGLHWFKGQTMGTGQAPVKKYNRRLRDLIAAGKANPSFIVSHELALDEAPDAYEHFDNRDDGWTKVVLKPGKAA; encoded by the coding sequence ATGAAAGCAGTCGTGTACGACGGGCCACGTCAGGTCTCGGTGAAAGACGTTCCGGACGCGCGTATCGAGCGCCCCACCGATGTGCTGGTGCGCATCACCACGACCAACATCTGCGGCTCCGACCTCCACATGTACGAGGGGCGTACGAGCTTCGAGACCGGCAGGTGGTTCGGCCACGAGAACATGGGCGAGGTGATCGCGGTCGGCGACGGCGTCGACAAGGTCCGGGTGGGAGACCACGTCGTGCTGCCCTTCAACGTCGCGTGCGGACACTGCAAGAACTGCGAGCGCGGGTTGACCAACTACTGTCTGACGGCGCAGCCGGTTCCGGAGTGGGCGGGTGCGGCATACGGGTTCGCCGACATGGGACCGTGGGCCGGTGGACAGGCCGAGCTGCTGCGCGTGCCGTGGGGGGACTTCAACTGTCTTCGTCTCGGAGAGGATGCCGAGGAGAAGTCCGCGGACTACGTGATGCTGGCCGACATCTTCCCCACCGGATATCACGCCACGGAGATGGCGGGGGTGAAGCCGGGGGATCAGACGGTGATCTACGGCGCGGGCCCGGTCGGCCTGATGGCGGCCCTCTCCGCCACCATCAAGGGCGCGAGCAAGGTGATGGTCGTGGACCGGCATCCGGATCGGCTGCGGCTGGCGGAGTCGATCGGCGCGATCGCCATCGACGACTCGAAGGTCGATCCCGTGCAGGCCGTGCTCGATCAGACGATGGGTCTCGGCGCCGACAACGGCTGCGAGTGCGTCGGCTATCAAGCGCACGACCCCGGCGGCGACGAGCAGCCGAACGTCACGCTCAACCGCCTCGTGCAGTCGGTGCGGTTCACCGGGCGGATCGGAACGGTCGGCGTGTTCGTGCCGCAGGATCCCGGCGCCTCGGATGAGCTGGCCAAGCAGGGGCAGATCCCCTTCGACATCGGCCTGCACTGGTTCAAGGGCCAGACGATGGGCACGGGGCAGGCACCGGTGAAGAAGTACAACCGGCGGCTGCGCGACCTCATCGCCGCGGGCAAGGCGAACCCTTCTTTCATCGTCAGCCACGAGTTGGCGCTCGACGAGGCGCCCGACGCCTACGAGCACTTCGACAACCGCGACGACGGCTGGACCAAGGTCGTCCTCAAGCCCGGAAAGGCGGCGTGA
- a CDS encoding zinc-dependent alcohol dehydrogenase, whose product MNELSVENVDDPGILNAQDAIVKVTLSTSCGSDLHLLGGYVPTMRAGDVLGHEFIGEIVEVGSSVTKHKVGDRVVVCSFISCGQCWYCRNDLFSLCDNGNPNAGIPEMLWGQAPGGCYGYSHALGGWAGSHAEYIRVPYADQGAFPVPDGLSDERALFASDAAPTGWMGADLGGVKPGDTVAVWGAGGVGQMAARASLLLGAERVIVIDRFQERLTQVEQVIGAETMNYETSEVTAELRELTGGRGPDVCIEAVGMEAHRDGPDFAFDQIKQQLRLQTDRPTAVREAIFAARKGGSVFVLGVFGGFVDKFPLGAVMNKGLTLRSAQQHGHRYIPMLLERMANDEIRTEHLATHVMPLEEGPQGYAMFKKKTDGCVRAVFRP is encoded by the coding sequence GTGAACGAGCTCTCGGTCGAGAACGTCGACGACCCCGGCATCCTGAATGCGCAGGATGCGATCGTCAAGGTGACCCTCAGCACGAGCTGCGGGTCAGACCTTCACCTGCTCGGCGGATACGTGCCCACCATGCGCGCCGGCGACGTGCTGGGGCACGAATTCATCGGCGAGATCGTCGAGGTCGGATCCTCCGTCACGAAGCACAAGGTGGGCGACCGCGTGGTCGTCTGTTCGTTCATCAGCTGCGGACAGTGCTGGTACTGCCGCAACGATCTGTTCTCGCTGTGCGACAACGGCAATCCGAACGCAGGGATCCCCGAGATGCTGTGGGGCCAGGCTCCCGGAGGGTGCTACGGCTACTCGCACGCGCTCGGCGGGTGGGCGGGCAGCCACGCGGAGTACATCCGCGTGCCCTACGCCGACCAGGGCGCCTTCCCCGTCCCGGACGGCCTGAGCGACGAGCGTGCTCTCTTCGCTTCGGATGCCGCTCCCACGGGGTGGATGGGAGCCGACCTCGGCGGCGTGAAGCCCGGCGACACCGTCGCCGTGTGGGGAGCGGGCGGCGTGGGCCAGATGGCGGCGCGCGCCTCCCTGCTCCTCGGCGCGGAACGGGTCATCGTGATCGACCGGTTCCAGGAACGGCTGACCCAGGTCGAGCAGGTGATCGGCGCCGAGACGATGAACTACGAGACCAGCGAGGTCACCGCCGAGCTGCGGGAGCTCACGGGCGGACGCGGGCCGGATGTCTGCATCGAGGCGGTGGGGATGGAGGCCCATCGCGACGGACCCGACTTCGCCTTCGATCAGATCAAGCAGCAGCTGCGGCTGCAGACCGACCGGCCGACGGCCGTGCGGGAGGCGATCTTCGCCGCGCGCAAGGGTGGCAGCGTGTTCGTGCTCGGCGTCTTCGGCGGCTTCGTCGACAAGTTCCCGCTGGGCGCGGTCATGAACAAGGGGCTGACCCTCCGGTCGGCCCAGCAGCACGGGCATCGCTACATCCCGATGCTCCTGGAACGGATGGCGAACGACGAGATCCGCACCGAGCACCTCGCAACGCACGTCATGCCGCTCGAGGAGGGGCCGCAGGGCTACGCCATGTTCAAGAAGAAGACCGACGGATGCGTGAGGGCGGTGTTCCGGCCCTGA
- a CDS encoding S1 family peptidase, whose product MEGHSNVNRFSKTVVGAAALGLFLTTAAAAPALAQTPTSSPDAAVDGVDAQLLEAMATDLGTDVSGAEEVLRFQADAVATADGVADATGDAFAGTWLDESTRTVYAAATTDAALDAAAEAGAVPVAVDHPLADLEAIAAQIAASAVPDAIPSWWIDIAANDVVVDVVAGGEQSASEFVASLGAPADAVRLQTGVEAPDTFATIRGGMSYLINNSSRCSVGFAVQGGFVTAGHCGVTGDSTTYGTFRGSSFPGNDYAWVATPNHTPVGEVMNYSGGAVAVKGSTQAAVGATVCRSGSTTGWHCGRIQGYNSTVRYPQGTVSGLIRTSVCAEPGDSGGSLLAGNQAQGVTSGGSGDCTSGGTTYFQPVNEILQTYGLRLLTS is encoded by the coding sequence ATGGAAGGTCACTCCAACGTGAACCGTTTCTCGAAGACGGTCGTCGGCGCTGCCGCCCTCGGCCTGTTCTTGACCACCGCTGCCGCCGCTCCCGCGCTGGCGCAGACCCCGACATCGTCCCCGGACGCGGCCGTCGACGGCGTCGACGCGCAGCTGCTCGAGGCGATGGCGACCGACCTCGGCACCGACGTCTCGGGCGCCGAAGAGGTCTTGCGTTTCCAGGCCGACGCGGTCGCGACGGCCGACGGTGTCGCCGACGCCACCGGCGACGCCTTCGCCGGCACCTGGCTCGACGAGTCGACACGCACCGTGTACGCCGCGGCGACCACCGACGCGGCCCTGGATGCGGCCGCCGAGGCGGGCGCTGTGCCGGTGGCGGTCGATCACCCGCTCGCCGACCTCGAGGCCATCGCCGCGCAGATCGCCGCGAGCGCCGTTCCCGACGCGATCCCCTCCTGGTGGATCGACATCGCCGCGAACGACGTCGTCGTCGACGTCGTCGCCGGCGGTGAGCAGTCGGCGAGCGAGTTCGTCGCCTCGCTCGGCGCCCCCGCCGACGCCGTGCGCCTGCAGACCGGCGTGGAGGCCCCCGACACGTTCGCGACCATCCGCGGTGGCATGTCGTACCTCATCAACAACTCCAGCCGCTGCTCCGTCGGCTTCGCCGTGCAGGGCGGCTTCGTCACCGCCGGCCACTGCGGCGTGACCGGTGACAGCACCACCTACGGCACCTTCCGCGGGTCGTCCTTCCCCGGTAACGACTACGCCTGGGTCGCCACCCCCAACCACACCCCGGTGGGCGAGGTCATGAACTACTCCGGCGGCGCCGTCGCCGTGAAGGGCTCGACTCAGGCCGCCGTCGGCGCGACCGTCTGCCGCTCGGGCTCGACGACCGGATGGCACTGCGGCCGGATCCAGGGATACAACTCCACGGTGCGCTACCCGCAGGGCACGGTCTCGGGCCTCATCCGCACCAGCGTGTGCGCCGAGCCCGGTGACTCCGGCGGCTCGCTGCTCGCCGGAAACCAGGCGCAGGGTGTCACCTCCGGCGGCTCGGGCGACTGCACGTCGGGCGGCACGACCTATTTCCAGCCGGTGAACGAGATCCTGCAGACCTACGGCTTGCGTCTCCTCACCAGCTGA